TGACTACCTCCGTTGGTGGTCAGGAAGATCTGAAAACAATCTTATCAGAATGTGTGTTTTGAGTGTATACACCTGTCTACAAATGTGAGCACAAAAGCACCAGGTACAAACAAGGCTTCTGTCTCTCTCGACCACACTTGTCACAGCCTACAGATTCACACAATTGTTGTCAATTCCTGAGACATTTATTTGTTGCAACTTTCATATTCTTCCATCAAAATTCTAAAGCCATCAAAATTTAAACCATCTCACGAAAACATAAATCAACTATTTAATATGTAAAACAAGAGGCACAAATTAGGCTACATGACATGAATGAGCGCGTGTCTCGTGCACTAAATGATGACAGGTAAAAATGTTAGAACTGCAGAGGGTTTATAATAATTAGGTTGTTTTCAAATCTTCTGGAATGCCTCTTTAACATCGAActtaattgcctttaaattatgtATATACATGTAAGTGCTTTAGGCATAACATTTTTCCACTTTTTTTCCCACAGTCAAATAAAAGAGAAAAGCCATAATCATAAATGAACCACTACCACAACGGGGGGTAGTGCGTGCATCCATAAAGAACTGGATGTTGAATTGAAATGAACTGAAATGACCATGTAAGATTACAGCATCAAGGAAATGGAATATCTAGTGAGCATTTTAGTTATTTTAGTCAAGAAATCTACTTAGATCTCCCTGCTCATATTCTTCAAATGGACCAAATGTATATCAACATTTCACATACTTCAGCCTTGAGTGACTTGTGTTAAAATAACAGGGCACTAGTACCAACATATGTTCAGTTAAGAAACACTAGAGTTAACACTGAAAATAAATCTTTGTTACCAATATTgttttcaaaaaataaaaaagtctAACAACCCCAATTTACCTCAATAAGTAACATAGAAATCACCCAAGTGTAAAATATTATTACAGATATCCGTacaaatatatactgtacattcacaTTGATGCTATTGACAGAGATCAAGCAAAGTACATTATATCAAAACTGATGACAATACGTCAATGTCTGTTTTCAAAACTGTTGAAAAACTGGTTATCAAAGTTGGTAGCATTGATAATATGATAGGCCTACAACATTTGCTCTAGGTAATGTTTGGGGCAGAAAATCAAATGGCTTAAGAGAAAGCATAATGTTCACTTGAATTATATTAGAGGTAGATTCACAATGAAAACAACAACCACCAACTACAGAAGTACAACTGAGGCTGCTATAAACTCAAATTGATTACGTCAATGATGCTAAAAGTgtcaaaatataatacaaattcAAGCCATGCAACAAAACCAGCTACGTGATGGTGAGTATAGGAATGGATTTTCCATTTATTCACATATTTAAAAAGGTCATTGAATGGCAATTATTTTCTTGATCATGTAAATGAATCCGATACTGAGTACATAACAACAGTCTAAAGTGTTCTCTACTGATATGAAAAAATGTGATAAATGAAATCAATATGATAGCTAGATATCTATGGAAAATGTGATTTCCCCTGTCCGGTTCTTTCATCAGTGTCCTCTAGAGTAGACAATGCATCCATGGACTCAGATTTGGACTGAAATAACCAAAAGAGTTGGTGATATGGTTAAGAGTGTCAAAACAATTCCAAACCACTATCCCTAGAGTGTTTGCAGATCTGAGGTTAACCAGATAGGTGTTAGCAATTTGGTGATGGCTCAACCTAGGCATCCAATATCTTTCCCCATATTGTTTACATCTACTGTACCCAGTTCTTCCATATCTACAAACactgaaaatcaaatcaaatattggtcacatacacatatttagcagatgttattgtgggtgtggcgaagtgcttgtgttcctagctccaacagtgcagtagtatctaacaacaatacacactaatctaaaagtaaaataatggaattaagaaatatataaatattagattgagcaatgttggagtggcgTTGACTAAAAGAAGAAGTACAGTAGAGGCTAGTGATTGTTTTCAGACTGGGCCTATAAATTCCCCTGTCCTGACCCCTACATGGGGGTCTCACTGTTGTGGTGCTTCACTGAGTCGTTCTCCTGGCAGATGAGCTGGTAGGGCTTCTCGTTCTCTTCGATCACCGAGTTGCCCACCTCAACATCCTGGCTCTGCAACTCCTGATGCGACAGGTGCTCCACGATGCCCGCCCCCAGAGAGTCCCCCAGCACGTTGGTAGTGGTCCTCAGTCGGTCCCTGCACAGGTACAtacattataaaacacagacattatatagtgcatacacacacacacacacacacacacacacacacacacacacacacacacacacacacacacacacacacacacacacacacacacacacacacacacacacacacacacacacacacacacacacacacacactccctcagggtgtCAACCTCTGCGCAGCCACACAAAAACACAATGCAATCCTTGGAGTAATCCATCCACAAGTTATTAAAAAAAAGAATTCTAACCATCGTGTGTAAATCCAACTATGAGGCATGCAGAAAAGCGTATACAACACCACAACATTAGAGAGGGCTAGTTGTTAACAGTTCATCAATAATCTGATGCGCATAATGCATGGCCAACCTTTCAGGGGGATCTGTTCTCTGTTATAGTGGGGTGGCGGCCTTACAGTGACATTTAAGCAGACTTACAGGAACCAGTCCACAGCAATGATCAGCGTTATGTCCTCTGTGGGCAGTCCCACCGATGTCAATACAATCACCATGGTAACCAGACCAGCCTGCGGGATGCCTGCTGCTCCAATGCTGGCAGCTGTTGCTGTGATACTGTGGAGGGATGGCACCATTTAATAAGAAAGAGAAACACACATTGCATTAGGGAATCGGTGGTGAGTGATGTATGAAAAATACTTAAGACTGATCCGGGAGGACATGGTTGTAGACTAACCACTGCACGCCGATAATAACTTGACCTGTGTCCCATAATGTATCTGCTAATAATGACTAGCCATCTCTTAAATTAGCATATTCTtgcacatatgctgctgctactgtctattatgtatcctgttgcctagtcactttacccccactacagtatatgtacataactacctcaattactttgtacccctgcacatcgattcggtactggtactctgtgtatatagcatgttatttttactcgttattgttattcactgtgtatttattccttttgTGACTATAAAAATACTTTTTTGTATatctttaactgcattgttagAACAGGACATATAAGTACGTATTTCACGGTTCACGTATTTCCAACCTGTTTATTACGAAGCATGTGATTTTTTTAtttgtgtttgctagggatgggggggaAAGTGTGACACCACTCCGGCCCCCGacgactggagttgcccatccctgagctAAATCAACACTCCGTGGTAGAGGTAATCCATCTTGGCTTGTGAAGTCAATAGAAGAAAGTCAACAGCATGGAGAAGTTTGGCAGAGACCACAAAATCCATCTTATCAAAACCACGAAAACTCATTGTTATGAGTTATGAGTCTCCTCTTAATGTAGTTACACAATTAGCTAATATGCTTTTGTATATTCTTTCCAAGTTGAGATTTTAAAAAAGATGTGTTGTTAAAAATAACTTAATAGTTGAAAAACACTTAATACTTAAAAATAACTTCATAGTTGAAGGTCTAGCTCATTGATAGCATTGTGGCTTATCAGATGAATGGTGTCTTAATACTCACCTGATGGTGAGGATTTGGCCAAAGTTGAGTTCCATGTCATTAACCTGAGCAATAAAGATGGCTGCCACAGCCTCGTAGAGGGCAGTGCCATCCATGTTGATGGTGGCACCCACGGGCAGGATGAAGCGTGTCACTCTCTTGTCCACACGGTTGTTCTCCTCCAGACAGCGGAAGGTGATGGGCAGGGTGGCAGAGCTATGGCAGGGTGGCAGAGAATAGAGGACGCTGTGAGATCATAATGGTCCAAACaacaactagctgtgtttcccaactccaatcCTCGAGTAcctccaacagcacacatttttgttgtagccccggacaagcacacctgattccactTGTCAACCAATCGTCAAGCCCTCGATGAGTTGAATCAAGTGAGTttgtctggggctacaacaaaaatgtgtgctgtttgGGTTACTGGAGGACCGGATAACAACTGAACTAGAGGATATCCCCAGGGCAATGAATTAGCTACATCTGACCCTGAATCTGTTCCTACACCCACCTAGAGGACGTCCCCAGGGCAGTGATGAGGGCCTGCAGCAGGCCAGCGATGAAGGTGTAGGGGTTCTTCCTGGTGACCAGGAAGTAGAGCAGGGGCAGGACGAAGAGACCGTGGATGAGCAGTCCCACGATGACAGACACCGTGTACATCCCCAGCTGACCTCCCACCTCGGCCAGATTCTTCATCTCCACGATCTTACCTGCTATCAGGAACAGGATGCCCACAGGAGCGTACCTGATggggagaggaaggaaaggagataaaagagagagagagagatatttgtaGCCCACACAATTCCCCCGAAAGCAACGGTTTTgcgatatatactgtatgtgagaagTAATGGTAAAGGCATTTACGAGTACATTAACACGTTACTTTGCAACCACTAATCTGACTACTAACCAGATGATGATGGCCACTAGGCGCATGATGGCTTCGTTGAGGCAGTCGAAGAAGTCCCTGAGAGCCTGTCCCTGCTGCTTCATGCTGCCGATGACCAGGCCGAAGCACATGGAGAACACCACCAGACCCAGGGCGTTCACCCCATTAGAGGAACCAGACACTGGGATCGTCTCCACCACTGTCTCCTGGAGCAGAACAGccccttcacatcacatcacatttaCACTTATCCAAAGTAACTGTAGCACTTGTTCCCCCAAAGGACTTGACATTGGGGTAAGTCACCAACCTGGATGGTCTGCAGCACTCTGCTCATGTTAGCAGCCAAGGCAGCCTCTGTAGCGTTTAGGGAGTCAGTCAGGTTGAGAGTAACGGTCACGTTCTTGGTGTAGATGGTCTTCTTGTAGACTGTTTTGTACTGGTGGAAACAGTGCATGCATTGAatacatgtatgtattgtataagtAAAGAGTATCAGTCCTTAACAATGTATTTGGTGAGTAAGCATTTTAACACAGTGTATTGAAGAATAGCTGATTGATCAATTGGCAAGTGGATTCCCTTACCTGCTTGAAACAGGCTTCCACCAAATTTGGTGGGAACATGTTCCTGAAAGATAAACAATGCAGAACTATTATCACAGTGAATAAAGGACAACCCATTATTAATATCTTCTATTGACTTACTGTCACTGGGATCCTACAATAGTTACTCACCTGATGAGATCCAGGAAGGCGTCAGCTGCTTGTACTGGCTCTATGGTACCGCCAGAGACCACTGGGCTGTCCCTATGGCCTTTCCCTGGTTTGATGACAATCACAATGACTATGCCAATGAAGACCGCGATGAGGGTGGTCACCATGTAATAAACCACAGCCCACATTCCCATCTTCCCAGATGCTTTGCTGTCCAGAGAGGAAATACCTGCAAGACAAGACAAAGTTCATCATTTTCTCATGAATACTCTAGCTACTACCACAAGACTATTACTGTACCAACTAACTTTGAAATCAAAATAGCAAGAAGTATGGAAAATGTAGAGTAATAACATGCAGAAGGGGTGAGAGATCTCCATGAAATGTAAATCATTTTGAGTTTGACAAAAGCAATACATACTGTAATTGCAAATAATTATAATGATGCTAAGAAAGCAGAACTCCTGTGACCAGCTACCTGTGACCAGGCTGGAGACAATGAGAGGCAGAACCAGCATCTGCAGCATCCTCATCAGCAGCTCTCCAGGGAAGGCAAAGTACTTGATCTCCCTGAGGGTCAGGTTGTGGGGCCGCAGGGCAAAACCCAGCAAGACACCTGGATACACACACAGG
The Salmo salar chromosome ssa16, Ssal_v3.1, whole genome shotgun sequence DNA segment above includes these coding regions:
- the LOC106573551 gene encoding excitatory amino acid transporter 1, with amino-acid sequence MNEKPANTASLFLNEDADKPSLPERGLWRWLHRAMQKRAASAKDTMSSITKESVKGFLRRNLFVLLTIAAVALGVLLGFALRPHNLTLREIKYFAFPGELLMRMLQMLVLPLIVSSLVTGISSLDSKASGKMGMWAVVYYMVTTLIAVFIGIVIVIVIKPGKGHRDSPVVSGGTIEPVQAADAFLDLIRNMFPPNLVEACFKQYKTVYKKTIYTKNVTVTLNLTDSLNATEAALAANMSRVLQTIQETVVETIPVSGSSNGVNALGLVVFSMCFGLVIGSMKQQGQALRDFFDCLNEAIMRLVAIIIWYAPVGILFLIAGKIVEMKNLAEVGGQLGMYTVSVIVGLLIHGLFVLPLLYFLVTRKNPYTFIAGLLQALITALGTSSSSATLPITFRCLEENNRVDKRVTRFILPVGATINMDGTALYEAVAAIFIAQVNDMELNFGQILTISITATAASIGAAGIPQAGLVTMVIVLTSVGLPTEDITLIIAVDWFLDRLRTTTNVLGDSLGAGIVEHLSHQELQSQDVEVGNSVIEENEKPYQLICQENDSVKHHNSETPM